The Macaca fascicularis isolate 582-1 chromosome 5, T2T-MFA8v1.1 genome segment gGAAAAACCTATAAGTGTGTGTACAtaggtgcatatgtatatatttatgcataaaCATGGAGACACACATAACTATGTTAAGTGTATATTAAACACAtgttgtataaatataaatatattaacatgTTTGTATAAACACAAATGCACAAAGAAACTTTATGACACTGTATCTGTATATATTATTAATCCTCATGAGAGCTTTTTGAGATACATACCTTTGTCATTTTAATGGCATACAATTCAAGACAGAATGTTGACATCTCTACCAAAGTTCACTTGGCTCTAAAGGCCACAGCAGGGGCTTGCCCTGACCTCTGTTGTTAACCATTTTTTGTAATCACCTTATTACACTCTTCTGCTGAATTAGTATCATTATAactaaaaacatctttttaaaaatgtcttaaagcTTACAAGTTATATTTCAATATTTGTGTTGAGGACTCTGGCAACCTTGTATTTAACTAgctgtttttatttgaggattgTATTAAGAGGACAGCCCCTTTTCTGTAGTTAAAGCAATAAGGGCATTAACAGAAAGAGATATTAAATTTACTTTGGgatgtaaatatttttcagtgtGTGATGGCTTACGAGAAATCCCACATGGGCACTagtaaatgatatatatttttgcaaACTTTCCTCAAGCCATGAGATTCTTCAAGGCTGACATGATTTGATTTGGTGAATGATGTGGGTGGTGTTAAAATTGAGTCTTTTCTTACATTTAATTGAGGGAGTTAACTTGCCCTTtgtttaaaattgatatttttccTGATTCATTGAGCAACCACATCCCTTAATACCGCCACTTCTAGGCTGGCTAGAAGATTCAGACATCATTACTGTCAATTTAACTtaaccattttcattttaaaattaaagtgaaCCTTTAACCACCTATCACAACCCACTGTCTTTTCTTCATCTATGTGAGTGTCTACTGGAATGGTCAGTTTAcacattaatgtatttttttagatttttaaaatgaaaaaaatagctgACATAACGCTGCAACACAAAATGCAAGGTCACCtgtcaggaaaaaggaaaacccaGGTAAATAATCTCAGGAGCAGATTTCTTAATGTTTGGCTTATTccacatttatttaatacttaaaaCTGCCAGAATGGGTGCAGGGCCTAAAAAGAACTTGGTAATAGGGATTTAGATAGAAAATTTTGACAGTTACATGACTGTATAAGAAAGTTCCAATTCAATGTTTCGGAGATGTATAATGTTTGCATGAAGGATGTATGACTGTTTTTTCTACATAATTTGGAGTCATTGGCAGGTACCACTCTATCTTATTTAGTGTGGGTAGTTTCTCACAGAAGGTAGATTTGATTGAAAGATGGCAGTGAAcaattatttttcctctatttccaTAGAAATTCCTACCAGTTTTTAACTGATTAACCTGTTTTTGATAGTTAATCAGTTACTTAAGCTTTCACAGAATTAACTAATGCCTGCTTTAATAGCACCTCAAATCATAATGGAAAATTGTTTCCTAGTCCATCTTGACACAGACCAAATCATCACACTGAGATTTATCATAACATAATGAAGCCTAACACTTGTTTGTCCCTTACAAGATATGTAAGTTGCATGACACATTCAtactatttgctttttaaaactggGATACACTGTTAACTAAATGCTACTGAATTCTCTGGTCAGATGGTTTGGTGTTAGTAAGAAGTAAttacctggccaggcgcggtggctcacgcctataatcccagcactgcgaggctgaggcaggcggatcacaaggtcaagagatcgagaccatcctggccaacatggtgaaacccaatccctactaaaaacacagcctggcatggtggtgcatgcctgtaatcccagctacctgggaggctaaggcaggagaactgcttgaacccaggaggcagaggttgcagtgaagcaagagcatgccactgcactccagcctggaggcagagcgagactccatcttaaataaataaataaataaataaataaataaataaataaaagtaattaccTCTGTATATTCAGCAACACTGTCTATTTTGTCCAGATTACAAAGGTCTGCTCTCCCATTGGAGGGCATTCTCTGCCACAGTACAAAGGCCCACGTACAAGCCTATTTCATATGCCACATTCTCAAGCATGGCTTTCCACAAGAACTTCCTCTAAGAAACTGTTCCAATATGACAAGTCCTGCATAAAGCATTGGTAAAACGTATTGTGTTACTCTATACAAATTATTCTCACTTAGTCTAGTTGAGTGAGAACTTAAACTTTACCTTTATTTTTCCAACTTAAAGGGATATCAGAATATTTCATGTCTTCAAGCAagctttaaattattaatttaataactAATCTTCTTGAATCTATTCCAAGTTAATACGGTATTGGTTATGCATGGTTCTGCTACCAATAAACAATGTTGAtgaaagataaatggaaaagtattttatgttttttctaattaaaataaatggagaATTATACTTATCAGCAAGAGAATAATGAGGCCTAAAACTTTTTGTCCCTTAAAAGATATGTAGGTTGCATGACACGTTGAtactatttgtttaaaaacaaatggtATACACTGTTAATTAAATGCTAGCAGAAAATTTTcgaaattttttcaaaatttttttcaaaaataaacatatacttTGATCCCATGCTGGAAAAACCTATATTTGTagacttatttaaaatataaagctaaACTTTGAAGGCAATAAATCAcaaaatctttaaatataaatattagatgTATCTTTATGATTTCTGCAGTTTTGGTGTTGGTGGGGGATGCAGGTTATCAGCTATTTGAGCCTTCACAGGGTTAATTAATGCCTGCTTTAATAATAACTTAAATCATAATGAAAATTTGTGTTTCCATGTGGTCCATTTTGACACAGACCAAGTTATCACACTGAGATTTATCATAGCAggaatgttttgaaaataaatttttaaaaatacctaattCGTAATGAGCTAAATTTCATTTGCAATGTTGCTTTCATAATTTATTTggtatatgtttattttctgacaatatttattgagtaggaATACTGTTGTGAGTAGTTGAGATGTAGCCAGCATCTTTCCCTTTATTCTTCTCAATAACCTTGCTTCCTCTTGTGAACTAacatcttacacacacacacataaaaaaggGCTTTGCCTTTTTCCATGGGTGAAGCATAAAACCTGACTTACATGTATCAGTCCAGTATACTCCTTTATCAAATGACTTTACTAAAGGTAACTCCCATTGTCTTAGGAATTTtagaaattagattttttttttctctctccatcacAGGGTTAAAGAAACGAAACCTAGAATAGTTTTCATTATTTGCCGCCATGCAGAACATAAAGCTGAGGGGTTAGAGCCAAGAAACATCCTAGGGAAATTGATCTAAATCCTAATCACATCTATTGCTAAGTCAACATTAACTCTTGGCATTGTTAATCATGTAACATAATAATTTTtctgcaatttatttttccaatttgagTCAGATCTGCAGTTACTTGTAAAGAACTATACAACATATAGGGCATTTGTTACCAGGAGTGGGGTTACAGGTAATGGGctagaatagtttttaaaaaataactctgtCATACAAGAAGGTAAAAATCTTTGTTCTTCAGTTGAATAACAGTTGGTTTACTTTGGACCTTACAACACGTGTTACCAATATTACAGTATTcagtaactgaaaaaaaaataggtaagatGATGGattctatactaaaaaaaaaaaaaaaaagatgaaatattgcTTTGATATTTACTTCTGAAAACAGACAGAAAGGAATGTTTTACCAAGAGTGGCTCTTCTGTCTGTGATCTGTAACAAAAGTATTACACTTAATTTTGAGGGTCCTCCATGCTTGGGAGAGTTGAATTTCTTAAACCAAAGAGAGAGCTGGCTATAAAATATTCGGAGATGAGAGACATAGTAGgagaaaatataaaggaataGGAAATATATGGCCTTCCCCTAGCATATTTGTAAAGTATTGTCttattgaaaaattatataaacacattatggaaataaaactgaaataaggATTGAGAGGCAGTATAAATACTCACCCACTAATTCCCATTGTTTCTATCGGCTTCTGCAAAGATACAGATTATATATACAAGTGTATGTAAATAATCTTCAAAATATGTCTTATACAGATAAATGTTCCCcaattaaagatgaaaacaaataataacacCACTATTTTTGGAAAGTCTTTCATGTGACTATCTAATTTTCAACTTATTGAAGGTTGGTACATGTTTTCCAAATGTAATTAGCTGACATTCTTTTTATACACATGCCAAGTATTATTTTTCAATATGGTACACAAACAATATTTTTCTAAGATGCTGTGGTTACTGATCTTATAAGGCCTCATTAAGaatcatttttaataaacatatataaaaaagacTAAGTCCAATAtcctttttaaagtaatatttaattTCATGAATTCCCATTTACAAGTGGAATGGACAGGAATGATTTTAACTCttcagtaatatttttatattaattaatgaTATTTTGATGCAATATATATGGCAATAAACCTCCATATGTGTTACCCATtagtactgtatttttttaaatggggatgTAGCACTAATAATCACTACctgtaaaataaagaacattattATTTTGGTGATTTTACAAATCTTTTCTGAGTTgtaaattcttaaaaaataaactctaacaATTAGAGAATACTATTTGATTTCCACCTTTTTAGTACTTTTACCCCAAAGCAAACATTAAACACATAACCTTGATAGGACAGACCATCCGTTTGGTATTATGAAACACTGGTGGGAATAAGAACTAGTATCATTGATATGCAAAATTGTGCGGTTATCTCTGCAAATCATCAGGAAAATTTGAAaggttaaaaatcaaaacaaaatatagtGGTGATCCCCAAAACTATTTTGACATTATTTTGACGATGAGTAATTAAGTCTCaaccaaaatctttttttttttcccattcataaTAATCACCCTATCctcaaatgtctttaaaaaatacatgaaacagttcaataacaaaaaccaaagaGCACGAActattttcaaaaacagaaaaatctctaGTGCGGAAAGAAATCTCAAAGAGCAGATTCCTTTGCAGACGTTAATCAATGCGCTTGCAAATATTATGAagatttctctttcctctttggcAGACAGTCTACTCTATTTGAAGTTTCCATTCCCACTccgttttctgttctttttttagaAGATCTTGACCGTTTCTTCTTCATACATGAGGCTTGAATATTAGAATCTTCTATCCACCTCTGAAGCCGGAGAGTAATTAAGTTCCATGTTACATAGGCTTGGATCGTGCAACTGGACGACAGAACAGCAATTTTAGCTGCCAACACATTTACATTTCCAGTAATGGCATCAGGATTCTGATTCTGCGATCCAGCCAGGTGAAACCCAACCGTGAGTACGGAAACAATTAAAGTCATAAGTCTACCCAAGATAAACACAATGGCCCACAGAGATATGCCTTTCTGGTACTTTTCATCACTAAAGTAAAACAGGCCGCACATGTGGGAAAGTAATTCAACAAAATAATGCAGTACCAAAAGAAGAAGTCCCAAATGATTCAAGTACAACAGATAAGCTCCAGTAATGTGAAAGAGGTGAAGACCAATGTAGACAAGTTGACGAGGGATGTCCTGTTTTCTGATTTTCTGGAAGTAGAGTTCAGGAAGAGCATGAAACCAGTAAGCCAACTGGGATATGTAGAAAAACTTCATTTGAAATGTCATCATGCAATGGGGATGAGCCCTCCATATGAGAGTTGGGTCTGACAGGcagttttcagaaattaaaatgaatgtgccccaaatacaagaaaaaaagtagaacacACTAAACTGACCAGATTCATTAAACTTGTTTTGTTTCGCTTTGGTGAACTGCATTCTCTTGTTAATTTTATCCAACACATATTCCTGAATTGTGGCATGAATAATGATTGCCACCAGCATGTAGAAGAAAACCGTGGCCAAATCTTTGACACCATAATAATAGAGGGACTTTGATCCCGTGGTTGGTTCCTCTGCTGCAGGGACAGCAACACTGTGTTGAAGAGTGAGAAACACGATGGATGCTTCTGCTGTTCCCTCGAACACAAGCCCCAGCAGGAAGAACATCCCCACGCAGGAGACGATGTCCGCATGATTCTGCAGGATGAATTCCTGGCTCAGAACGGGGGGGTTCCTGGTGCTCTTCTTACGGAGCCCCATGGTGGCGCTTCCCGGATACTCACCGGCGAGCCGCAGCTGCCTCCCCCTGGCTGCTCCTCACAGCGCCGCCGCCACGGTAGCGGCTCCGGGGGCTCCACTTCCCATCCTGAAGTCAGTCCCGGGTCGCCGCGGccgcccagaaaaaaaaataaatcaaaggcgAGGGCCGAGCGGAGCTGAGCATGCGCACCAGGGGGACGGCGGAGGCAGGGAAGGAAATCGAGCGCCGCGCCCCTACCCGGCGCCAGGCCCGGGGTTGAGAGCGGTGATCTTCAACGTTGATCGTCGCTTCTTCAAACTCGCTGCCATCGCCAAGAtgctcctgaattcttttttcagTGGCATCTTCATTAGTAATCATGATAAACCTATAGAGCTCTGGTTATTCTTCAAATCATTAATTATAACAACAATAgcataataataacagcaaactCCCAGTACTACTTATCAGTtgctgtgctaagcattttatttatatttatgaatttaaCTTTCCTGAAACACCCAATGAGGTAGATACTGTGATAatctcccctcctccaccccttTTCAAGAGACAAaatactgaggcacagagaggttaagtaacatggCCAAATTCACATCCCTAGTAAGTGTTAGAGCAAAGATTTAAATCCAGTCTGGCTCCACAGAGCGTGCTTTTCACTATTACCCTGTACTGCCTCTTACTGTAAATCAATTATACCTGGAAATATTTACTGGGTCAACAATATAGCATATGAAAACTAGTTCCCCTATTTGCAATAATAGTAATGTTTGCAATGATAACGTCTAGCCAGTATTTTGAAAGACTGAGTGGCAGTTAGAAGGAGAGAAGTATTAGTTCATGGAAAGGTCTTTTGGCTACAAAGCTCAAAACCGAATCTCTTCATTACAACAGATAAGAACCTCATATGTCATTTGTTTAGGTTTTGCATATATAACTTTGCcaaaatttacatttcaaaaacagCTTCTTCCTTAGCGCTAATATCTTTCTCAATTAAAATTTCATGTCAGTCTTCCAATTTCTCTTTCAATGCAGAgtgattttcttgtttcttctgtgTCTCAAGAGATTACAGTCATTTCTGATAGACTTAAGATTTGAAGTTCATAATacacattttagaagaaaaattgccACAGGATTTAACGAATAAAGCATGGAGTATATTTAGGCTGTCCCATTGccttttatcattgtttttctgTATCCCATACACTGGTAATAGATGCAAACCAAATTGTGTCATTACTTTTATGATGCTGAACAAAGTCCTCTGATCGATGGAAAGTGCACCTGCATTTCCCAGAACAGTCAAATTATTGCATATAGAATTGTTGTGGAAGGTGTTCCTGAGATAAGGAAAGTACCTACATATTTTTCCACTGCAAGAATTCACTATTTCTTGAAGGATTCCTCATTGAatagtacatttttttttgagggttCACTGTATTCTTTGTTTTCCTAGCTTTTTCTCAGTTCTTGGCTCTGAACTAAATCATCAAGGAATAAAGGTCTAAAAATTAGGGcaccaagaaattaaaaaaaaaaaaaaaatcaaacttgtgGATAGCAGTCCTTAGGAATCAAATACAAGAACAGTGCCTTGAGGGGACTGTCAATACTTTATTCAAGAAAGTAGCTATTTACCTTTTTGagacaaattataattttaaatatataattcattatAGACATAAACAATGTGACTGTGATCATTTTGTGGC includes the following:
- the TRAM1L1 gene encoding translocating chain-associated membrane protein 1-like 1 gives rise to the protein MGLRKKSTRNPPVLSQEFILQNHADIVSCVGMFFLLGLVFEGTAEASIVFLTLQHSVAVPAAEEPTTGSKSLYYYGVKDLATVFFYMLVAIIIHATIQEYVLDKINKRMQFTKAKQNKFNESGQFSVFYFFSCIWGTFILISENCLSDPTLIWRAHPHCMMTFQMKFFYISQLAYWFHALPELYFQKIRKQDIPRQLVYIGLHLFHITGAYLLYLNHLGLLLLVLHYFVELLSHMCGLFYFSDEKYQKGISLWAIVFILGRLMTLIVSVLTVGFHLAGSQNQNPDAITGNVNVLAAKIAVLSSSCTIQAYVTWNLITLRLQRWIEDSNIQASCMKKKRSRSSKKRTENGVGMETSNRVDCLPKRKEKSS